AAGTGATAGCAGATTGGCCCGTCATGACAACCCTGGACACCTCTCGGACGTCGGTTCCGTAGGGAGGCGTGCTGATTGTCACGCCCGTAAAAGGCCGAATGAGTCGGACTTTGTCATAGAGAGCGGTGTTAGCTTTCGGAGCTGACCTGAGCCACGACACCGATGTGACCACCGAGAGCGGAGCGGAGCGAACGGACTCATGGGACGAGCGGAAGAGAGACGAGCGCGACAGCGCGGCGGCCACCGCGCGGCACCCCGGCCTCGCCGTTCGTCGCGCGCGGCGAGCCCGGCGGGCCCCGCGGGCCCGGTCGGCCACGGCCGCCGCAGGACCAGGCCCGGCGCGTCCGGGAAGACCGGCGTACGCCGTCTGTTCACCTGGAGGAAGATCCTCGGCACGTTCCTCGGCCTGTGCCTGCTCGGCATCGGCGGCTTCATCCTGCTGTACCTGCTCGTGCCGGTCCCCGAGGGCAACGCGGCGGCGAAGCTGCAGAGCAACGTCTACAAGTACGCCAACGGCACGGTCCTGGCCCGTGAGGGCGAGGTCAACCGCGAGGTCGTCGACCTGGCCAAGGTGCCCAAGGACGTCCAGCGGACCTTCGTCGCCGCCGAGAACAAGACGTTCTACCAGGACAACGGCGTCGACCTGAAGGGCACGGCCCGCGGTCTGCTCAACACCCTCAGCGGCAAGGGCGCGCAGGGCGGTTCGACGATCACCCAGCAGTACGTCAAGAACTACTACCTCAGCCAGGAACAGACGGTCACCCGCAAGCTCAAGGAACTGGTGATCTCCCTGAAGGTGGACCGCCGGATGTCCAAGGACGACATACTCGCGGGCTACATCAACACCAGCTACTACGGCCGCAACGCCTACGGCATCCAGGCCGCCGCCCAGGCGTACTACCGCGTCGACGCCGACGAACTCACCGTCGAACAGGGCGCGTACCTCGCCGCGCTGCTCCAGGCGCCGAGCCAGTACGACTGGGCGGTCGCCTCGCAGACCAGCAAGCGACTGGCGAAGAACCGCTGGCACTACGTCCTGGACAACATGGTCGAGGAGGGCTGGCTGAACGCCTCGGAGCGCCGGGGCATGACGTTCCCGGTGCCGAAGGAGCCGCAGGGCACGCCCGGCATGGAGGGCCAGACCGGCTACCTGGTCGACGCGGCCAACGCGGAACTGGCCCGGCAACTGGTGGCGCAGGGCGCGGTGGACAGCGAGGACGACGCGCTCGCCATGGTCAAGCGCGGCGGCTGGACCATGACCGTGAACATCGACAAGAAGAAGCAGAACGCACTGGAGAAGGCCGCCGAGGAGCAGCTCACCAGCAAGCTCGACCCGGAGAAGCGCAAGGTCGACGCGAACATCCAGCCCGGCGCCGTGTCCGTCGACCCGAAGACCGGCAAGATCGTCGCGATGTACGGCGGCGTGGACTACCTCAAGCACTACCGCAACAACGCGACCCGGCGCGACTACCAGCCGGCCTCCACCTTCAAGCCGGTGATCCTGGCCGCAGCCGTGGAGGACGGCGCCGAGACCCAGGACGGCGAGCCGATCACCGCGAACACGGGCTACGACGGTGACAGCAGGCACCAGGTCGTGGACAACGGCGACAAGGTCGGCTTCGCCCCGCCGAACGAGGACGACGTCGACTACGGTGACGTCACCGTGCAGACCGCGATGAACAAGTCCATCAACTCCGTTTTCGCGCAGATGGGCGTCGACGTCGGCATGGACGAGGTGATGGAGGTCGCCGGCAGGCTCGGCATGGACACCGACGGCATGGAGGCGGTGCCGGCCCAGACGCTCGGCTCGATGGGGGCGAGCCCGCTGGAGATGGCGGGGATCTACGCCACCCTCGACAACCACGGCAAGAAGGTCACGCCGGCGATCCTCGCCTCGGCCGAGCACAAGGACACCGTGGTGGACCTGCCGGACCCCGTCGGCGACCAGGTCATCAGCCGCGAGGCCGCCGACACGGTCACCTCGGTGCTCACCGGCGTGGTCGACGACGGCACGGCCCGCGCGTCGGTGCGGGACAACCCGGAGCGTCAGGGGCAGCAGGTGGCCGGCAAGACCGGTACCTCCGACTACGGCAGGTCCGCCTGGTTCACCGGCTACACCCCGAACCTGGTGACCTCGGTCGGCCTGTTCGGCGAGGACGCCAAGACCGGCCGGCAGGTGAACATGGCGGGCGCCACCGGCACCCTCCCGGGCAAGGGCCGCGTCAACGGCGGTGGCTTCCCGGCGCAGATCTGGGCGGCGTACACCTTCGGCGTGATGGACGAGGTCACCAAGTTCGACCTGGACACCGACCAGGGCGCGGCGGTGAAGCCGTCGTACACCCCGACGCCCACCCTGGAGCCGACCACCCAGGCCCCCACGTCCGAGCCCCCCACCTCGGCACCCCCGACGTCCCAGTCCCCGACCCGGACGCCGACCGGAACCCCGAGCCAGACGCCCACCCAGTCCCCGTCCCAGACGCCGACGACCCAGCCCCCGACGTCGACACCGACGGACGGGACGACCCCGGAGAACCCGTTGTTCCCGGACAGCGAGGAATGACAACGAGGGCGCCCGGCACACAACGCCGGGCGCCCTCAAGGCTCTCAGGGGCGCGGGGAACCGCGCGAGAAGCCGCCCACAACCCGCACGCGCCGTACGTCACGAGCCCCTACGGCGCACTCGCGGCCCCTACCCGCGATTCAGCTCGAACCACACGACCTTCCCGGTGCTGAGCCGAGTCGCCCCCCACCGCCGGGCCATCCGGTTCACCAGATACAGCCCACGCCCGCCCTCGTCGGTGGCCCGGGCCTGCCGCAGCCGGGGCAGCTGCGGCACGTCGTCGCCCACCTCGCAGCGCAGCACGTCCGTCCGCA
This region of Streptomyces chromofuscus genomic DNA includes:
- a CDS encoding transglycosylase domain-containing protein, with product MGRAEERRARQRGGHRAAPRPRRSSRAASPAGPAGPVGHGRRRTRPGASGKTGVRRLFTWRKILGTFLGLCLLGIGGFILLYLLVPVPEGNAAAKLQSNVYKYANGTVLAREGEVNREVVDLAKVPKDVQRTFVAAENKTFYQDNGVDLKGTARGLLNTLSGKGAQGGSTITQQYVKNYYLSQEQTVTRKLKELVISLKVDRRMSKDDILAGYINTSYYGRNAYGIQAAAQAYYRVDADELTVEQGAYLAALLQAPSQYDWAVASQTSKRLAKNRWHYVLDNMVEEGWLNASERRGMTFPVPKEPQGTPGMEGQTGYLVDAANAELARQLVAQGAVDSEDDALAMVKRGGWTMTVNIDKKKQNALEKAAEEQLTSKLDPEKRKVDANIQPGAVSVDPKTGKIVAMYGGVDYLKHYRNNATRRDYQPASTFKPVILAAAVEDGAETQDGEPITANTGYDGDSRHQVVDNGDKVGFAPPNEDDVDYGDVTVQTAMNKSINSVFAQMGVDVGMDEVMEVAGRLGMDTDGMEAVPAQTLGSMGASPLEMAGIYATLDNHGKKVTPAILASAEHKDTVVDLPDPVGDQVISREAADTVTSVLTGVVDDGTARASVRDNPERQGQQVAGKTGTSDYGRSAWFTGYTPNLVTSVGLFGEDAKTGRQVNMAGATGTLPGKGRVNGGGFPAQIWAAYTFGVMDEVTKFDLDTDQGAAVKPSYTPTPTLEPTTQAPTSEPPTSAPPTSQSPTRTPTGTPSQTPTQSPSQTPTTQPPTSTPTDGTTPENPLFPDSEE